TCGCTCTGGATAGTCGTCAGCTCAATGAAATGTAAAGTATAAGTATAATGTTATTACTGTTTTCTGTTGGTTGTGAATTGGGACATCTGCTGCTCACGTTCTGATACTAAATCGTTGAAGAACATcaggttatttattattaatgattattatcttatttaataaCACGTTATAAGATTATTATGAATCTATTCTATTAAACAATGAAGCATGATCAGATTATAATTAATTATGTTTACAACCTGATCCGTTTATTTACTGTGTCGTCAGACCTGTGTGTAACTACAGGGGGGGTCGGGTTAAACCCtatctgtcaatcaatcaaactatatttgtatagcccatattcaccaacatcaggatccaccatcagctgccacctggatcgtggtccaccaccatcaGATCCCAGCACGAAACAGGATCAACCAGTCAAAGGTCGGTTCTTCAGGTTCTTATCAGAACACGTTTATTTCTCAACATGTGACTGATGAAAGATTTTCTGATCCAACGACAAAACACTGAACTGTTTGTTTGATGATTTTAATcaatttttattgattttattcagAAAGAGATTGTAACTGAGATTTTAGAAAAAGTTCAAAATCAAATAGCTTGCGTCCTGTGAACATCAGGAGCTGGAGAtaaccagtaggtggcgctgcTGTTACCTTCGGTGCTGATTCACCACTGCAGAAGAAGAGATGATCACTGACCAAATCAAAGATTAAAGTAAAACACTGTGATGAAAGGTGAAGGAACCCTCTCCTCATTGGTCCACTGAACATTTCATCTGCTGTCCTTCAGCACCAAGCGAAGGTCATGTGACTTCTGATCATTTATGCACGAGCCTGTTGAACTGTTCAAACACGAACGAGAAAAACCTTCAgacttttatttgaatgaacagaaaaacatgaagggggtgtttttgtttctgtgtgtggttgtgtagtCCTTGGGGGCGGAGCTCCACGCCTCCTCAGTCTGACCACGCCTCCAACATGTCCGTCACAGGTTAGAAGCTCAGTGTGTCGTCATGGCAACCCGGATCACATCATCCGACGCCAcgtaaaaaaatattgattatccTGCTCGGCTCCCGGAGCAGCTGTAGCTTTGGCATTAATCTGCATTCATGGTGATATTAATACGAATAATAATAAAGCTTGGTCCATCAGTCCTGTCTCCCCTGATCCCGATCCACGTCTTCTTCTGGACTCatctgagcagagacacacaatcagATCAGGACGTTACACAGCGCCACCACAGTTCAGGCTGAGAATCCAACTAGAAACTAATATTAACAAGTGTTAAACCTTCTGGAAGCAGCGAGTTCCCACACATGTAAATGATCTTCACGCGTTCTGGAGTAAGGCAGATGtacttgttgtgttgttattgtgtagttgtgttgcTGACCTGCGGAGGCTGCGAGCCTCGAACAGTGTGTCGTCCTCGtccgtctccacctcctccatctccaccgCGTCGTTCAGCAACAAACCGTATTTCTTCCTCTGGCCGGGTCTCTTcagcctgatgacatcatcaacatGAGACACAGTCGGTTCACGATCTcattacatttcaaaacatGTCATCTCCTGACAACTCGTTAATTCATCAGTCACATGTTGAAGAGCAGCTTACACAGTTTTCACCACTTTGTCTTTTAGTTAGTTTGCTAGTTAGTTAACAGGATGACACACTAACCTAAACTTTGTTTAGTGTATCAGTATCATCTGAATTGAGTCAGTGGGTCACATGACACAAAggtattaaaaacaaatacagttatCTCATATTCAAACAGGAATTTATTGATGGTCCCTGAGTGAAAGACTTTGGATTCAACTCAAACTAACTTCACTTTaacatgttaaagaaaagatATCTGAGATTTCAAGAATACAGATGTAATATTACGATAACTGATAACTGATAACTAATAACTGATAACTGTGTATTGTATGTTTCAGAAGTTCAGTCGCGCTCCATGTtaaaaaactccagagaatctccAGAGAGCATTAGTTCTGCTTCAGGaatatttactgaataaatgttttattctttattctggTAAAGATCGCAGAATATTTGTGGTTCTTATATTCTCTACAAACTAAGTTAACTGACCTAGTTAACCTACTAACCTGTAACTAACCCTCCACTGACACAGTTTAACTGTTGAACTTAGTTTGTGAGTGTAAAGTGAGTGGCTGTGACGTCACGGGGACGCTGCTGACCTCACGGCTCGGACCAGGAAGTAGAGCAGCCCGATGACGGAGACCCCGATGAGGACGTAGAAGCTCCTTTGGATCATGGAGCTGTCGACGGAGAAGCCGCTGAGCGGATGCCCGCTCAGGGTGGAGTTGGGCCGGCTGGAGTTAGAGCCGGAGGGCCGGGGAGCCGCGGTGCTGCCGCCGGAGCCTCCGCTCACATCCCCGGCAAACACCAGGCAGCAGGTCGGGAGGAGCACCGGGAGGAGCACCGGGAGGAGAACCGGGAGGAGCACCGGGAGGAGCGGACAGGTCATGTTCACACCGGGGACAGGAGCCGCTGAGGTCCGGTACCGGAGCTGAGCTTCTTCACGATAACGgaactgtttacacacacaaccaggaaGTTCACACCCACTACTGATGACGTAGAGGCACGTGGGTACTCCCCCTGCGTTGGGCTGCAGGTGGGCCGCCTGTCAATCAACCTCACCTGTACAGCTTTGATCTGTCAATCACAATAAGCCTCACAACTAAGATATTCAGATATGAATCGGTCGGAACATTCTGTTTGCTTCCTGCTGAAGTTTGTTCTGAACCTCTGGacctgctggtgtgtgtttgttgttgtcgtgTTTTAACGTgtagatgttgtgtttgtttatgaacTGACGTCACAGCGTTACATCCGGACAGATCTTCCGTGAGTCCACCATCACCTCGCTGACGTCACTGTCGCTGCCTCACGATCAGACGTAGACAAACTGTCACagcttctgttgtgttgtttctacaGTTGTGTTAAGATCAACAATGTCGTTTGCTGTTCTgctattaatatttattttccaagaTATGACAACGatatttgttaatattttaCTCAAACTTCTTCCATTTTATTTCTGATAtttgtgaaaataataatgataatagggttattattattgtgttgtattgacAGTAGCTGGTAGTTATGGGTGGTAGCTGTGAGGTTGCTATGTTACCAGATTCAAGTGATTGgatgaataaaaatacaaaattaaataaagtatttgtattaaattgttttatttataatatgtatattgatcataattttaaaatgtacttaaTGTTAAAACCAGACATCAGTCGTTTCTTAAAGTTTCatcataaaaatattaaatgaaataaaagataaatgttgCTCCTCAGTTCATTTCTGAATCTGAAATAAcgtcataaataaaacaacaataaacgGACCACGTGTTTCCGGTGTGTTGCGGGTTTGATTCCCGCAGGATCATCTCGTCCAGATGTCAAGCAAACGTACATTTGTGTATTTAGCTTATTTCAGTATTGAGGTTGTTGTCAGAGGCTCCGGTGACTGACAGGTTGTTTGTCCAATGGCAGCGCGGCTCGGCTCTAGAGCAGCGCTGTGATTGGTGAAGGGGCCAGAGGGGCGGGGCTCCGAGATTACAGCTGGGGACATCTAGAGGGAATCAAACAGCGAAATCCGGCACCGAGGCAGTTCGGGCTCCGCACTCTGTTCGGGCTCCGGTGCAGCGCGACGCGGCTCCGGAGGGACCGAGCAACTCGACCAGTTCAACCGGGAGATCCGGATTCACCCCGGGAGGGGATGGACTGAACCGATCCGACATCTGAGGGTCTGAGGCCCGATGGAAGCTGCGACACATCCGGACCCGGAGCGTCTGGATCCCGGTTCCTGATCCGTGTGGGGGGGTCTCGGTGTTTTTTGGTTCCGGTCGGATCCTCGTCCGCGTGCTGGTCTGGATTAAAACGATCATGAATCATCCGCCTCCGCTCCTCTAATCAGGATTTAAATCTGAGATCGGATCTGGATTAGTCTGCTCCTGGTTCTGATCGGGTCGCATCTAACCCGCTCTGAACCGGTCCTGGTCCCGGTGTGATCCTTGGTCCTCTCTGGTCCTGGTTTCCTCTGCTGTCATCATGCCGACGTCCCGGCCTGGTTCGGAACCGGTGGAGTTCTGGGTCGAGGGTTCGAGGCGGGACGGGACGGTGGAGGAGTTCTACACCCTGAGCTCCGAGCTGGGCAGGTCTGGACCACATTGATGACGGGGACAGGGGGGACCACAATGATCAGGGgtgtcatgggggggggggggggggcaggtctgGGCCACATTGATAGGGGGGACAGGGTGGACCACAATGATCGGGGGGACGGGCAGGTCTGTACCACACTGATGAGGGGGACAAGGGGGACGGGTCTGGATTACAGTCAATGTGATCCAGATCCAGGGCCCTGCAGGCAAAGGGGTCTGACTGGGTTCTGGTAGGAGGTGGACCTGGACCCTCAGCAGGTTGTCTTCATTAATCACGTCTCCGCTTCCTCTGACTTTCTATTAACAACAGGTCCTGGACGCTGGCGTCTTGTGTCCGTCCAGCTCCAGGACACTGGACAGACATGATGAACAACCAATCAAATGAAGCCTGAGCAGACTCATGTTGTgacgccaccagggggcgctctaCTAGATCTGGCTTAGGggttataaatacaaatacaatataaaatactATTAATTACTATAAAATTACTGTTGTACAGAcagtttattgtttgtgtgtttacacatcctatgtaaacaacaacaacaacaacaacagttcaGCAGAAACAGTGAAATGATGTCACCATCCGTTACCAGGTGacctgttgccatggagaccagccactgctgtgtgtgtgtctgtggaaacagacattcacacacacacagacacacacacacagacacacacagaaacactcacacacacagagacacacacagaaacactcacacacacacacaaacactctcactcacaaagtcacacattcacaaacacacacactcagacacacactcacactctatttttaaaaagttgtattttttcaaattcaatcGACTGAAGAACACTTTCATACGTAGCTTTGTTTCTAGACGACACAACAGCTGGACCAGCTAGTGACACAACGTGACAGCCGGActgtcgcacacacactcagctgtgaTCTAATATGTCGAtcagctgaaacacacaaacagacacacacacagcttttagTGATTGAAACAAACCGATGTGTTGTTACGTTTGCAGGATTATAAATTTGTCTCAAACTGAATAAGAATAAGAGAACTCTTCTTCATTATATGATGTCATGTGATCAGTGACATCATACACAACAAAACCTTTGCATCCTGTACGATGATGGACACAATCAGAAGGTCACATGGTAGGAAGGATGTCATTATGATGTCACTATGACATCATAATAGTAAAGTAATGCAGCAGATTGGAGACACTTTTGACATCTTATTTAGACGAATCAATCATGTCACCGTACAGTGTGAATGACGTCATGATGTCACATGTTCTGTGTCCGTGCTGCATTCACGATCCACTCGGTGCtcgttgttttgtgtttcctgcagaggAGCCACGTCCATCGTTTATCGCTGTGAAGAGAAACAGACTCAGAAACTCTACGCCGTCAAAGTCCTCAAGAAAACGGTCAGTCATCCTCCaccaggggtcaggggtcaaacAGGTTCTGAAGTTCCTGCTGACTTTGTTTCTTCTGCTTCAGATTGACAAGAAAATAGTTCGTACAGAGATTGGCGTCTTGCTGCGTCTGACGCATCCAAACATCGTGAGTATCGTGTGTTTCGCTGCTGTTTGTTGTATGTGTCTGgaaactgtgtatgtgtgtgatgtcatcagtgaagcaggaagtgggtcagtgtgatgtcatcagtgggTTCAGATGTCATTGTGGGAGTGGGGTTTAGAAGCTGTTCTCCATTCGAACCCACTGATCCCGGATCAGGTGTGTTATTGTTAATGTCTGATTCTGGATCAGATCCAGCTGAAGGAGATCTTTGAGACGGACACTGACATCGCTCTGGTTCTGGAGCTCGTGACTGGAGGAGAGCTGTTTGACAGgtgcgcccacacacacacaaacacatacacacacacacaaaagcaagtATTTGTCAGGCATTGAGACAGACATGTTTCTAGAGGTGGTATCACAGGAACAACATCACCACTAGCCGACACATCTTCACAACAACATGCTGCGTTCTGGGCTGAATGCTGCTAGGCTACGTGGAGTCTAGAACAGATCGTGACTGGGTaaggattagggttagggtaagggttagggttagggttagggtaagggttagggtaagggtagggtttagggttagggttaggtttaggtttagggtaagggttagggttagggttagcttcTGAAGGCTGAACATGTCTTCCTCTGTTATTCTCTGCTTGTCTGGTTGGGCCACTCGGGGTTGGTGGCTTCTGGGCCACCATTTGAGTCGGCCCGCCATAGACTCTAAATAGAGACTGGTGACAAACAGAGTATTTCTACACTGTCCCATTGAAGTATTTTGTACACGCAGACATCATGTGATATTTGAACATTATGTTTATTTGCAGGATCGTGGAAAGAGGTTACTACAGCGAGAGAGACGCTGCTCACGTCATCAAACAAATCCTGGAGGCTGTGGCGGTAAGATAATTCATTCACTGTTTCTTCTCTGAGACAGGAAAACAATAATATCACTACTCAAAAATATACAACGATGCTGACAACTGTGAATAAGATGTTTATGGTTTAGCTACTTTACTTATAGGTGTTGTCGTAGTTACACGTGTTGTTGTAGTGACATATGTTGTTGTAGTAACAGTTGTTATAGTTACAGGTGTTGTTGTAGTAacagtagttgttgtagttacaTGTGTTGTTATAGTTACATGTGTTGTTATAGTTACAGGTGTTGTTATAGTTACAGGTGTTGTTGTAGTAACAGTTGTTATAGttacagttgttgttgtagtaacagtagttgttgtagttacaTGTGTTGTTAAAGTTACATGTGTTGTTATAGTTACAGGTGTTGTTATAGTTACAGGTGTTGTTGTAGTAACAGTTGTTATAGTTACCAGTGTTGTTGTAGTtacatgtgttgttgtggtaacagtagttgttgtagttacaggtgttgttgtagttACAGGTGTTGTTGAAGTAacagtagttgttgtagttacaGTAGTTGTAGTTACAGATGTTGTTGTAGTTacagtagttgttgtagttacaggtgttgttgtagttacaggtgttgttgttgttgtagttacaTGTGTTGTTCTAGTTACTAGTGTTGTTGTAGTTACATGTGTTGTTGTAGTAACAGTAGTTGTTGTAGTAACAGGTGTTGTTGTAGTAacagtagttgttgtagttacaGGTGTT
The nucleotide sequence above comes from Platichthys flesus chromosome 9, fPlaFle2.1, whole genome shotgun sequence. Encoded proteins:
- the fam174c gene encoding protein FAM174C, whose translation is MTCPLLPVLLPVLLPVLLPVLLPTCCLVFAGDVSGGSGGSTAAPRPSGSNSSRPNSTLSGHPLSGFSVDSSMIQRSFYVLIGVSVIGLLYFLVRAVRLKRPGQRKKYGLLLNDAVEMEEVETDEDDTLFEARSLRR